Proteins from a genomic interval of Papaver somniferum cultivar HN1 chromosome 4, ASM357369v1, whole genome shotgun sequence:
- the LOC113275987 gene encoding sucrose transport protein SUC3-like, translated as MENSVPVRYPYKNLREETLREEVEMVRLSDVNHHIDLHSRSSSADVNGSPSSNNNNNNHRNISMKTLILSCMVAAGVQFGWALQLSLLTPYIQTLGIGHAFSSFIWLCGPITGLVVQPCVGIWSDKCYSKYGRRRPFILIGSLMISAAVTIIGFSADIGYYIGDTKEHCSTYKGTRTSAAIVFVVGFWMLDLANNTVQGPARALLADLSGPDQRNSSNAIFCSWMAVGNVLGFSSGASGNWHKWFPFLKTQACCEACANLKAAFLVAVIFLTLCTLITLYFAKEVPLEKPAYVSDSAPLLDNGQQSVNGNLNSSGHASGVNTVVGGSKNVSPKLPESKNEDDRMETFTDSPGAVLVNLLTSMRHLPPAMHSVLLVMALTWLSWFPFFLFDTDWMGREVYHGNPNGTSDEKHAYDQGVREGAFGLLLNSVVLGISSILIEPMCQRMGSTIVWAMSNFVVFLCMAATAIISLCSVVEYSRRVEGVTGGNPTIRIASLVVFAILGFPLSVTYSVPFSVTAELTADTGGGQGLAIGVLNLAIVVPQMVVSLGAGPWDALFGGGNVPAFVMASFAALAGATIAIMKLPKLASNSYKSVGMHMG; from the exons ATGGAGAATTCAGTACCGGTACGATATCCATACAAGAATCTAAGAGAAGAAACGTTACGAGAAGAAGTAGAAATGGTTAGATTAAGTGATGTAAATCATCATATTGATTTGCATTCTAGATCTTCATCAGCCGATGTTAATGGATCTCCATCttcaaataataacaataataatcatAGAAATATTAGTATGAAGACATTGATTCTAAGTTGTATGGTTGCTGctggtgttcaatttggatggGCATTACAACTTTCCCTTTTAACTCCTTATATCCAG ACACTTGGAATAGGGCATGCTTTTTCTTCCTTCATTTGGCTTTGTGGCCCTATTACAGGCCTTGTG GTTCAACCTTGTGTTGGTATCTGGAGTGATAAGTGCTATTCTAAATATGGAAGAAGGCGACCATTTATTCTTATCGGATCTCTCATGATCTCTGCTGCC GTGACAATAATCGGGTTTTCTGCAGACATTGGATATTATATAGGGGATACGAAGGAGCATTGCAG TACTTATAAAGGTACTAGAACTAGTGCAGCTATAGTCTTTGTCGTTGGTTTCTGGATGCTGGACCTGGCTAACAATACAGTTCAA GGCCCAGCTCGCGCTCTTCTCGCTGATCTATCAG GTCCTGATCAAAGGAATTCATCAAATGCAATATTTTGCTCATGGATGGCTGTTGGAAATGTCCTAGGGTTTTCTTCTGGTGCCAGCGGAAATTGGCACAA ATGGTTTCCTTTTCTGAAAACACAAGCTTGCTGTGAAGCCTGTGCAAATTTAAAAGCAGCCTTTTTAGTTGCAGTG ATCTTCCTCACGCTCTGCACTCTTATCACTCTGTATTTTGCTAAAGAGGTCCCTCTTGAAAAACCTGCATATGTATCAGATTCCGCTCCTTTATTAGACAACGGTCAACAATCTGTAAATGGGAATTTAAATTCTAGTGGTCATGCATCTGGAGTCAATACTGTGGTTGGTGGGAGTAAAAATGTAAGTCCAAAGCTTCCTGAGTCAAAAAATGAAGATGATCGGATGGAAACTTTTACTGATAGCCCTGGAGCAGTTTTGGTTAATCTGTTGACAAGCATGCGGCATTTACCACCAGCAATGCATTCAGTGCTTCTTGTTATGGCTCTTACTTGG CTATCATGGTTTCCGTTCTTTTTGTTCGATACTGATTGGATGGGACGTGAAGTTTACCATGGGAACCCAAATGGGACTTCTGATGAGAAACATGCTTATGATCAAGGTGTAAGAGAAGGTGCATTTGGTTTGCTATTGAATTCG GTTGTTCTTGGGATTAGCTCCATCCTTATTGAGCCAATGTGTCAGCGGATGGGTTCAACTATCGTATGGGCAATGAGCAATTTCGTTGTGTTTCTTTGCATGGCAGCAACAGCAATCATTAGCTTATGTTCGGTCGTAGAATATTCTAGAAGGGTTGAAGGTGTCACTGGAGGGAATCCAACGATCAGGATTGCTTCCTTAGTTGTATTTGCAATTCTTGGTTTTCCTCTTTCT GTTACATACAGTGTTCCCTTTTCTGTTACGGCAGAATTGACAGCTGATACAGGAGGTGGCCAAG GATTAGCTATCGGGGTCTTAAATCTTGCAATTGTTGTTCCTCAG ATGGTTGTGTCCCTTGGTGCAGGCCCATGGGATGCTCTCTTTGGAGGAGGAAACGTGCCAGCTTTTGTTATGGCATCTTTTGCTGCCCTTGCTGGAGCTACTATTGCAATTATGAAGCTTCCAAAGCTTGCAAGCAATTCCTACAAATCAGTTGGTATGCATATGGGCTGA
- the LOC113275988 gene encoding uncharacterized protein At3g28850-like, with protein MGCANSKKSRCQRCKNPYIQSSSVAVYQPVRRSKAGKGTDQHFVALTSTTIGSLHFDSLDQSHNHLNHNNCKQEHQETNTNSSSNNKKNLINKECSGEKENKGMPKDVIIQDKVSSEVRKIIPKTPTRTPPGEPENINTWELMEGLDEANLVPDHCFSFHNVFNQTNFYQSNHRLQEAGLESPKPLWLEMANKESSTQSNSIISDFDPDIINTFRKALEELSPRTSFKLRTSGATSPCNNNTLFTKDSTMETKNKVQSTNAVGQTKFPPFGHDKVVIYFTSMRGVRTTYEDCCYVRMILKGSGFRIDERDVSMHKEFREELIELLGDECNGKLPKVFVKGMYLGDAEEVRQMHEDGKLQNILEGCEVGEEGVCEMCGDVRFIPCESCSGSCKIYCEEEDDGGGIEIGGNGVFQRCPYCNENGIVRCPVCCHY; from the coding sequence ATGGGATGTGCAAACTCAAAGAAATCGCGATGTCAGCGCTGCAAAAATCCCTATATTCAAAGCTCCTCTGTAGCCGTTTATCAACCAGTTCGACGTAGTAAAGCCGGCAAAGGTACCGATCAACATTTTGTTGCTTTAACTTCTACTACAATTGGCTCTCTTCATTTTGACTCGTTGGATCAAAGCCATAATCATCTTAATCACAACAACTGCAAACAAGAGCACCAGGAGACGAACACCAACAGCAGCAGTAACAACAAGAAGAATCTCATCAACAAAGAGTGCAGTGGTGAAAAGGAAAACAAAGGAATGCCCAAGGATGTCATCATCCAAGATAAGGTTTCGTCCGAGGTTCGTAAAATCATCCCGAAAACACCAACAAGAACGCCGCCTGGTGAACCGGAAAACATTAACACTTGGGAGTTGATGGAAGGATTAGACGAAGCTAATCTAGTACCTGACCATTGTTTTTCCTTCCATAATGTATTCAACCAAACAAATTTCTATCAGTCCAACCATAGGTTACAAGAAGCTGGTCTTGAATCCCCAAAACCCTTGTGGCTTGAGATGGCAAATAAGGAATCAAGTACACAGTCAAATTCGATCATTTCGGATTTTGATCCAGACATCATCAACACATTCAGAAAAGCACTTGAAGAACTTTCTCCAAGGACTTCATTTAAACTCCGGACATCAGGTGCAACTTCTCCATGCAATAATAATACATTGTTCACGAAGGATTCCACAATGGAAACCAAGAACAAGGTACAAAGTACTAATGCAGTCGGACAAACTAAATTCCCACCGTTTGGGCATGACAAGGTGGTCATCTATTTCACCAGTATGAGAGGAGTAAGAACGACGTACGAAGATTGCTGTTATGTGAGAATGATACTGAAAGGCTCGGGATTTCGAATAGACGAGAGGGATGTTTCGATGCACAAGGAGTTTAGGGAGGAGTTGATCGAGTTACTTGGAGATGAGTGTAATGGGAAACTACCCAAAGTATTTGTTAAGGGAATGTACCTCGGTGATGCCGAGGAGGTGAGACAGATGCACGAGGATGGGAAGCTGCAAAACATTTTAGAAGGTTGTGAGGTGGGTGAGGAAGGAGTTTGTGAAATGTGTGGTGATGTTAGATTTATTCCCTGTGAAAGTTGTTCAGGGAGTTGCAAGATCTATtgtgaggaagaagatgatggtggtgggatTGAAATCGGAGGAAACGGAGTGTTTCAAAGGTGCCCTTACTGTAATGAAAATGGGATTGTTAGGTGCCCCGTATGCTGTCATTATTAG
- the LOC113275986 gene encoding binding partner of ACD11 1-like, translating to MNSGGYTYTVEVTSLSPNASEKDVYEFFAFSGEIEQVDIVRSGEYACTAYVTFKDPHSLETAVLLSGATIVDQRVCITPWGIQYTDQFDFWNRPTWKIDDETVSHTRATHANQFVSTPGEAVTLAQEVVVTMLSKGYVLGKDALIKAKALDESYHVSASAAAKVYEVSKRIGLTDKIMTGVGAVKSVDETYRVSEITKTVASATGRTAAAVAHTVVNSTYFSKGALWVSSALTRAAKAAADLGTPSKN from the exons ATGAATTCAGGTGGGTATACGTATACAGTAGAAGTTACTAGTTTATCTCCTAATGCTAGTGAGAAGGATGTGTATGAGTTCTTTGCTTTCTCCGGCGAAATTGAACAAGTTGACATAGTCAG GTCTGGGGAATATGCTTGCACTGCCTATGTAACATTTAAGGATCCACATTCTCTGGAGACTGCTGTGTTGCTCAGT GGTGCTACAATTGTAGATCAACGTGTATGCATAACACCTTGGGGAATTCAGTACACAGATCAGTTTGATTTCTGGAATAGACCTACTTGGAAAATTGATGATGAAACTGTTTCTCACACG CGTGCAACACATGCAAATCAATTTGTTTCAACCCCTGGAGAAGCAGTAACACTGGCTCAAGAAGTAGTTGTAACCATGCTATCCAAAGGATATGTACTGGGCAAAGATGCTCTGATCAAGGCCAAAGCACTAGACGAATCTTATCATGTTTCAGCTTCTGCAGCTGCAAAGGTTTATGAAGTCAGCAAAAGAATCGGACTTACAGATAAGATAATGACAGGGGTCGGGGCAGTAAAATCTGTGGATGAGACCTACCGAGTGTCAGAGATTACTAAAACAGTTGCATCTGCAACTGGAAGAACAGCTGCGGCAGTGGCACATACAGTGGTGAATAGTACCTACTTTTCGAAAGGAGCTTTATGGGTTTCAAGTGCTTTAACTAGGGCAGCTAAAGCTGCAGCTGATTTAGGTACTCCTAGTAAAAATTGA